The Pedococcus dokdonensis region TCCTGTCTGGGAAAGAACGTGGCGTTGACGTGGCCGCTCCAACCGGTCCGAGTCTCGGTAGGGAGATCCGCGAAGATGCGCCCTACGACACTTTCCTCGACAGGTACGGCGACCTGAACTAGTGAGGATCTGCTCGAATCGGGCTCGTACTCCTCCTTCAGCCGGTCCGCACCCTCGGCCTCGCCCTCGAGGAGCAGCCACTCCGAGGAATCACCGTTGACCGTGATGGTGATCCGGTTACCCTGCTGCCGCCTGCCGACCTTGGACGTCCGTTCGGGCGACTCAATGCTGAGTACTTGAGTTCGGTCGAGGAACACTAGGGCGGCGCCGGCTGCATCGTGCAGTTCGTCGACGAGCCGGGCAACGTCTGCATCGGTGAGCGGGGGTGCGCTCAAGTCTCGGCGCAGCGGCGTGTGCTGCCGGGCCCAAGGCAGATAGAAGGTCGTACCGGCAGATGCGTGGTCTCGCGGGCAGCCCCCGGGGCATAGGACGATCCTCTTGTTCTCGTCACGGGACTCGTCGAGGATCAGGTGTCGCCCGGCCGTGAGCACCTCTGGATGGTCTGTGACCTGATAGACGGCCGTGAAGCCCACGCCGAACGCTCCTGTGGTCCGGGCGTCATCGGCCTTGTGGCGCCCCGCGACCTCGCGAAATGAGTGCAAGTCGCAACTGCGCCTGCCCTCGTCAACTTTCCAAGGACACCGCTTCGACTTCTCTTGATGCCCACAGTCGGTGAAAACCGCGGAGTTCCAGACGGTGAGCTCCTGGTGTGACGCGACGAAGGTGATGCGGTCCGCCTCCGCGTCGTTCGCGTTCTGTGTCAGCTCGTGCAAAAGGGTGCCGCCGCCCCCGAGATCCTTGAGAATGTTTGCAAGGTTCCCGAGATGGTCCGACGCTCTCGACAGTGTCGTCGGCTCGCTTGCCGTTCCCGCCATGCCCGATCCTTCCCCGTTCCGAAGAACGGTATCGAGGAAGGCTGACAGGGTCAGTCGAATCGCCCGAATCCGCCCAATCCGTCGGTTGACCTCACTAGGGTGACCCATTGTGGGAGCAAGCAGGGCGCGGCAGCCATGACGGGGACGATCGACAACCCCATCCTGAACTCGCCATATGAGCAGCCGGACCGGTACTACGAGATCGGTCCGCAGGGCCCCACCGGCGAAGTCAGGGAGGGCCGTCGCCCCAGTGAGTCGTTCATCCCGATCGCCGTTTCCCGGAAGGGCCAGAAGGGCAAGGGCGACTCCGTCCAGGAGTCCTTCGACTTCGACGCCACGGGAGAGCGCCGAGAGAGGAACAGCCTAATCAACGACGTCCGACGGGACGTCGCGAAGTGGCGTCGTGGGCGCGAGTACGCCGGCGTGACACCGATCACCCGAAAGCTCCTTCAATACTGGGCTGACCCCGAGCGAGAGAATCGGGTCATCTTCGCCCAGCGGGAGGCTGCCGAGACGGCGATCTTCCTCACCGAAGTCGCGGGTCGAACTCATAGTTATGCGGACTGGCGCCAGCGACTGGAGCCGCAGAACGATCTCCACAATGCCGGTCTGCCGCGAGCTGCCCTCAAGATGGCGACCGGCTCCGGCAAGACCGTCGTGATGGCGATGCTGATCGCTTGGCAGACCCTCAACAAGGTCCAATCGCCGCGGGACGCTCGATTCACAAACCGCTTCCTGATCGTCGCGCCCGGCATCACCATCCGAGACCGCCTCCGGGTGCTCCTTCCGGAGGACACGGAGAACTACTACGACCTCCGTGACCTGATCCCTGCCGACCTCAAGGGCGGCTTGGAGCACGCCCGGATCGTGATCACCAACTACCACGCCTTCCAGCTCAAGGACGCCAAGGAGATCAAGGGCGTCGCCAAGAACACCCGCCTGCTGCTCAAGGGTGACATGAAGGGTGACCCCTTCAAGGAGACACCCCAGGCCATGGTGAGTCGTGTCCTGCGTGACCTCGGCGCGGACAAGCAGCAGATCATCGTCTTCAACGACGAAGCCCATCACTGCTACATGGACAAGCCTCTCCCTGCCGGTGAAAAGGCCGCCAAGGAACAGGAGGCCGCCAACGACGAGGCCAGGGTCTGGTTCAAGGGCCTTCAGGCGGTCGCCAAGCACGTCGGTGTCAAGCAGATCTTTGACCTCTCGGCAACGCCGTTCTACCTCGCTGGCTCCGGCTACAACGAGGGCTACATCTTTCCCTGGACCGTCAGCGACTTCTCACTCATGGATGCGATCGAGGCCGGCATCGTGAAGGTGCCAAGAACCCCGGTCGATGACGACGCCGCCCACGAACTGGTGACATACCTGCGCCTCTGGGATTTCGTCGGCGAAGCCCTACCCAAACGCGCGGCAAAGGGAAACGTCGCCGGTTGGCTGCCACCGCCCGAGCTCGAGGGTGGGCTCAGGAGCCTCCATCGCAGCTACGAGAAGGCCTTCAACCACTGGGAGACTGAGCTCGCACAACATGGCGAGACTCCACCTGTCTTCATCGTCGTCTGCCCGAACACCGTCGTGAGCAAGCTGGTCTACGACTGGATTGCCGGCGAGGAGGTGGTCGGGGACGACGCGGTCGTCGCGCACAAGCCCGGGAACCTGGCGCTGCTGAGCAACGTCCAGGACGGCCGGCCACTCGCGCGGCCACGGACTGTCCTCATCGACTCGGCTCAGCTTGAGTCCGGCGAGGCCATGAAGGCCGACTTCAAGCTCGCCGCAGGGCCTGAGATCGCCTCGTTCAAGGCCGAGTTCCGGCGTCGCAACCCGGGAGCGGACACCGACCAACTCACCGACGAGGACCTGCTCCGCGAGGTGATGAACACGGTCGGCAAGAAGGGCAAGCTCGGCGAACAGATCCGCTGCGTCGTCAGCGTTTCCATGCTCACCGAGGGATGGGACGCCAACACCGTCACCCACATCCTCGGAGTCCGCGCGTTCCGCAGCCAACTCCTGTGCGAACAGGTAGTCGGCCGAGGCCTGCGACGACGGTCGTATGCCGTGAACGATCAAGGCTACTTCGAGCCGGAGTACGCCAACGTCTACGGCATCCCGTTCCAGTTCATCTCCTCCGACAAGCCGATCAAGGACCCGCTGCCACCCAAGCCGGTCCAGCAGGTCGCTGCCATCGAGGGCCGGGAACACCTTCGCATCCAGTTCCCCAAGCTAACCGGTTATAGGGTCGAGCTCCCCGACGAAGACATTTGGCTCGACCTGGAGAATGCACCCGCCTTCGAGATCGGCCCGAACACCGTCCCGCGATGGGTGGAGATGCAGGGCGTGGTCGGTGCCGGCGAGAGTGAGGGTGGCGAGGACCGCGCCTACCGGCCTCAGGAGGTTGCCTTCGCCCTGGCCAAGCGAATCCTGGACACTCGGTTCAACACGGTTGACGACAAGCGACCGTGGCTGTTCCCGAGGCTCATCGGGATGTGCCGGGAATGGATCGACCAAAGGGTTCGGCTCGCCGAGGGCTACACGCTCGCCCACCTCATGACCATCACGGAGGTGCAGGCGGAAGCTGCCGAGCAGGTCTGGAACGCAATCACACGTCAGGTCGGCAACCGGCGCGAGCGGCTTCGACCAATGCTCAACCGGTTCGACCCTGAAGGCTCGACGGGCGACGTCGACTTCGACACCCGCAAATCCACCGTGTCCACGGAGAAGTCCGAGGTCTCTCACGTCACCCTCGACGGAAAGGACGGCAACACCTGGGAGCAGCTCCTCGCCTCCGAGCTCGAGCTGAATCGGAACGTCGATGCCTACGTCAAGAACGACCACCTCGGGTTCAGCATCCCGTACGTCCACAAGGGCCGCACCCACTCCTACGTTCCCGACTTCCTCGTGCGACTCCAACCACTCGACGGCGATGACTTGGCGCGGACACTGATAATCGAGGTGTCCGGCAGTCAGAAGAGCCCCGGACCAACGACCGCCAAAGCCACGACCGCACGCGACTCATGGTGCGCATCGGTGAACAACCACGGCGGCTTCGGTCGCTGGGGCTATATCGAGATGACCAATCCAATCGACTTCAAGACCCAGCTCGCCGAGGCGATTCAGCTCTTGTACGACGACGGGCCCATCATCGGCGACCCAGACCTACTCGACTTCGACGATGACGCAAGGAGCGCTCGTGGCGCGTAACACCTCCAAGGGCTCGACCCCCGTCGATGCGATCAAGCACACTGACAAGCGGACCAACATCCCTACCGCCGACGCCCACGAATTCGTGGATCCGTCGATCGAAGAGATTCGCCAAGTCCGCTACGCCCGGGACGAGAGTCTCGACCCGCAGTTGGTCTGGCGCGGCAAGTACCCGGCGGCGAATCATCTCGAAGGGTACGACGGCGACCTCGTTACAGACGCACCACCAATCTACATTCAAGAGAAGATCGATCCGCGGGTCCTGATCGAGAACCTCCGTCGCACGGCGGCCCGGAGCGAGGACGAGCCAGAACTGACCCTCTTCGACTCCTTCGATGGCCTCGCCGAACTCGACCAGGTCGACTTTTACAAGCACGATGCGAACTGGTCAAACCGCATGATCCTTGGCGACTCGCTCCAGGCGATGGCCTCTCTCGCCGAGCGGGAGCAGTTGCGAGGCAAGGTGCAGATGGTCTACATAGACCCGCCCTACGGCATCAAGTTCAACTCCAACTGGCAGGTCTCAACCCGGAGTCGCGATGTCACGGACGGCAAGCTGTCAGATGCCGCGAGGGAGGCCGAACAGATCAAGGCGTTTCGCGACACCTGGCAGCTGGGCATCCACTCCTACTTGACGTACCTGCGAGATCGCTTGCTTGTAGCGCGTGAGTTGCTGACTGACTCAGGGTCGTGCTTCGTTCAGATCGGCGATGAGAACGTGCATCTGGTTCGTTCGCTCGCCGACGAGGTGTTCGGAGCAGAGAACTTCGTCACCATGGTTACGGTCACGAAGACGAGCAGTTCCACGAGCCCATATCTTGGGGGCACAGCGGACTACATTCTCTGGTACGGGCGAGACCTCACGGTCATGAAGTACCGCCCCCTCTGGCGGCTAAAGGCGGTCGGTGCGGAGGGTGCGGGTTCATACGGTCGAGTGAGAATCGGCGATCTCACCCGGACTCTTACGCCTGAGGAACGGCGCGACCCGACGTTGATTCCTGACGATGCCCGGCTGTACACGACTAGCGACCTCACGAGCCAAGCGATGGGCCGGGCAAAGGGCGAAGGCGCCGCCTCTTGGTTCCCCATCGAGGTAGGCGGCGTGGCGTACACCCCGAGTATGCAGGCCAGGTGGAAGACGAATGAGCTGGGCATGTCGCGGCTGCTCGCGGCTGGACGCGTGGAAGTAGTTGGAAAGACCCCACGCTACGTCAGGTATTTCGATGACTTTCCGGCGTTTCCCTACACCGAAATCTGGAACGACCTGGGCGGTGCTACGGACAAGACGTACGTGGTGCAAACCGCTCCACGAATCGTTGAGCGTTGCATGCTCATGTGCAGTGATCCCGGCGATCTTGTCCTGGACCCGACGTGCGGCAGTGGCACCACGGCAGCGGTCGCCGAGCAGTGGGGTCGTCGTTGGATCACCATCGACACGTCTAGGGTGGCGCTCGCACTGGCTCGCCAGCGCGTCATGGGCGCACGGCACCCTTGGTACCTCCTC contains the following coding sequences:
- a CDS encoding site-specific DNA-methyltransferase, coding for MARNTSKGSTPVDAIKHTDKRTNIPTADAHEFVDPSIEEIRQVRYARDESLDPQLVWRGKYPAANHLEGYDGDLVTDAPPIYIQEKIDPRVLIENLRRTAARSEDEPELTLFDSFDGLAELDQVDFYKHDANWSNRMILGDSLQAMASLAEREQLRGKVQMVYIDPPYGIKFNSNWQVSTRSRDVTDGKLSDAAREAEQIKAFRDTWQLGIHSYLTYLRDRLLVARELLTDSGSCFVQIGDENVHLVRSLADEVFGAENFVTMVTVTKTSSSTSPYLGGTADYILWYGRDLTVMKYRPLWRLKAVGAEGAGSYGRVRIGDLTRTLTPEERRDPTLIPDDARLYTTSDLTSQAMGRAKGEGAASWFPIEVGGVAYTPSMQARWKTNELGMSRLLAAGRVEVVGKTPRYVRYFDDFPAFPYTEIWNDLGGATDKTYVVQTAPRIVERCMLMCSDPGDLVLDPTCGSGTTAAVAEQWGRRWITIDTSRVALALARQRVMGARHPWYLLADSRQGLDKEQSLTALALPRQEVSGDIRQGFVYDRVPHVMLRSIASNPEIKEAMTRGQIDAAIKRHSDFELLYDKPFEDPKKVRVAGPFTVESLSPHRSLAFSGGPATESRAETEAAKEAAAPNFEQSILDNLARAGIQNGRRQERITFASFETYAGEYIQAIGERAGDTEGDAPSRVAIAIGPQYGTVSPAYVKKAAREAINAEDVDLLCILGFAFDAQVTGVTEDDGVTVEASDEGFANVAGARKLGRIPVLMVRMNADLLMGEELKKTGAGNLFTVFGEPDIEIEDTADGYVVNLKGVDVYDPTTGEVRSNDTSRIALWMIDTDYNEESFFVRHCYFTGDTDPYKRLKTALKADIDVDAWDSLYQTTSRPFPKPETGKIAVKVINDYGDEVMKVFDV
- a CDS encoding BPTD_3080 family restriction endonuclease produces the protein MTGTIDNPILNSPYEQPDRYYEIGPQGPTGEVREGRRPSESFIPIAVSRKGQKGKGDSVQESFDFDATGERRERNSLINDVRRDVAKWRRGREYAGVTPITRKLLQYWADPERENRVIFAQREAAETAIFLTEVAGRTHSYADWRQRLEPQNDLHNAGLPRAALKMATGSGKTVVMAMLIAWQTLNKVQSPRDARFTNRFLIVAPGITIRDRLRVLLPEDTENYYDLRDLIPADLKGGLEHARIVITNYHAFQLKDAKEIKGVAKNTRLLLKGDMKGDPFKETPQAMVSRVLRDLGADKQQIIVFNDEAHHCYMDKPLPAGEKAAKEQEAANDEARVWFKGLQAVAKHVGVKQIFDLSATPFYLAGSGYNEGYIFPWTVSDFSLMDAIEAGIVKVPRTPVDDDAAHELVTYLRLWDFVGEALPKRAAKGNVAGWLPPPELEGGLRSLHRSYEKAFNHWETELAQHGETPPVFIVVCPNTVVSKLVYDWIAGEEVVGDDAVVAHKPGNLALLSNVQDGRPLARPRTVLIDSAQLESGEAMKADFKLAAGPEIASFKAEFRRRNPGADTDQLTDEDLLREVMNTVGKKGKLGEQIRCVVSVSMLTEGWDANTVTHILGVRAFRSQLLCEQVVGRGLRRRSYAVNDQGYFEPEYANVYGIPFQFISSDKPIKDPLPPKPVQQVAAIEGREHLRIQFPKLTGYRVELPDEDIWLDLENAPAFEIGPNTVPRWVEMQGVVGAGESEGGEDRAYRPQEVAFALAKRILDTRFNTVDDKRPWLFPRLIGMCREWIDQRVRLAEGYTLAHLMTITEVQAEAAEQVWNAITRQVGNRRERLRPMLNRFDPEGSTGDVDFDTRKSTVSTEKSEVSHVTLDGKDGNTWEQLLASELELNRNVDAYVKNDHLGFSIPYVHKGRTHSYVPDFLVRLQPLDGDDLARTLIIEVSGSQKSPGPTTAKATTARDSWCASVNNHGGFGRWGYIEMTNPIDFKTQLAEAIQLLYDDGPIIGDPDLLDFDDDARSARGA